In uncultured Desulfuromonas sp., the genomic stretch GACCCCGCATGCGGCCTCCTTAAGCAAGGCCATCCAGGAAGCCCCGCAGCCGGCCGAAGAACCACAAGTTGTGGTCACGGAACCGGAAACAACCACTGAAAAATCAGTCGAACATGCCGTGCCAATGCCCTCTTCCGACTGCTCAGTAGCGGAGTTCAAGCATTCCGAGGTGAAGAAGCCGACGGCTGAACAACCCACGACGTCGATTGTCTCCGTGGAGTTGCAATGTAATTTTGGTCCGGTTCTTTTCAATCACCGAGACCATGTCGAGATGATGAGTTGTGACACATGCCACACCAGCGATCCACCAAGCAAAATCACTAAAAGCAAAAAAGAGTTTCACGCCACCTGCCGCGGCTGCCATGCCGACAATGGTGCCGGACCGACGAAATGTCGCGATTGCCACAACCGCGAATAAACCATGGATCCAGACGAAAACGCCGGCAGAATTATTCTGTCGGCGGTTTCGTCACACCCGTTACAAATCAAATCCGTTTTCCCTGATGCAACGACGTCCGCTTACGCGCTTTACGCTTACGAGCGGCACGACTTTTCCCCACATCAGACCCCCTGAAAATCTTGATGATCTTTTCCCAAAAATACGCCAGAATAAACAGCGCTGCAAACGGAAGGTATTGATACCAGGCCAGGGGAGTCAAAACCGACACAAAAAACACCACGACAATCAGGGCGATCGCGCCCACGATGGAATACACAGCCATTTTGTTCACCTCGTTTTCATTACATAACACATGAGGCCAAGCCTCAGGACTCAGCGCACTACGCAGGAGACCCATGCTCAATCTTAACCGCACCGAACAACAATATATCGAACGTGCCCAACACATCAACCTTCATGATATCGATTACGACTCATTACTGAAACATCGTTCGCATCACACCTATTCCGCCCTGGGTATTGGCGCCTGTTTTTTTATGGTTGGTATTCTGTTGTTTGTTGCTGAAATTCTGCCGGATGTTCCCAGTATCGGTTCCATTCCCGTAACCATGATTCTGCTCACCGGTCTGATGGTCATCTTTTACGCCTTGCGTTATCAAAGAGAAATTGAAACCCGCGTCACCTACGATATTCTACAACGAATTCAGGCCATTGAAGGACACGACGGTTTTCTGTGGCGCATGAACACGATCATCAATGCCTATTGTCAGGAGCGGTACGGCGGCCTACCGGAGAGCATTCAGCAATTGCAAATTTCCTCTCAGGCGGGCGGGATTGAGATGAGTGAAATTCGCCTGTACAAAGATGTTCTTAATAATACCATTAACTGGTACCGGAACAATATGCCGGAGGATTAAACGCGGTTCTGAACATTTTGCATTTTGACTTCGCTCTCATGTTCTTTGCGATTCGCAACGCGAACATTTGCTTCGCTAGACATGACTTCCATTGCGACACCCTGTGCTGCGGATCGGGA encodes the following:
- a CDS encoding cytochrome c3 family protein → MIRWMIIMTVLLLSMTACSSDETPTPHAASLSKAIQEAPQPAEEPQVVVTEPETTTEKSVEHAVPMPSSDCSVAEFKHSEVKKPTAEQPTTSIVSVELQCNFGPVLFNHRDHVEMMSCDTCHTSDPPSKITKSKKEFHATCRGCHADNGAGPTKCRDCHNRE